The following proteins come from a genomic window of Rutidosis leptorrhynchoides isolate AG116_Rl617_1_P2 chromosome 10, CSIRO_AGI_Rlap_v1, whole genome shotgun sequence:
- the LOC139870824 gene encoding protein ANTAGONIST OF LIKE HETEROCHROMATIN PROTEIN 1-like, giving the protein MEKTFKMLQFLIDDDSDDEKIVNFVSSMGEEEVEGEASSSRVPRTRIYIPRDRESAADRERPDAAGRQSLTILQKCTAAIRQMAYGTTPDMFDEYIKIGEKTAALCLDYFCKCVFHLFAREYLRKPTADDIARLYNFHAQKYGLPGMLGSIDCMHWEWKNCHVAWQRQYTRGDKKGPSIMLEAVASQDLWIWHGFFGMAGANNDINVLNASPLFNSIKDGTAPPSPFDVNGHHYDRGYYLGDGIYPDWAMLVKAPHSPIDEPRKKLNGFKKVPEKILSVHLEREERMIERNPPRRLQRDLRDRDARVKKIRDRQVHRKLEADLTEHVWNLSPYFRTANDE; this is encoded by the exons ATGGAGAAAACGTTCAAGATGCTCCAATTTTTAATTGATGACGATTCGGATGATGAAAAAATTGTTAACTTTGTTAGTAGTATGGGCGAAGAAGAAGTGGAGGGAGAAGCTAGTAGTTCGCGAGTCCCTCGGACTCGAATTTATATTCCAAGGGATCGTGAAAGTGCGGCTGACAG AGAACGTCCCGATGCCGCTGGTCGTCAAAGTTTGACAATATTACAAAAGTGTACCGCGGCCATACGTCAAATGGCGTATGGAACTACACCTGATATGTTTGACGAATACATAAAAATTGGTGAGAAAACTGCTGCTTTATGTTTAGATTATTTTTGCAAATGCGTATTTCATTTGTTTGCGAGAGAGTATTTGAGAAAGCCAACAGCCGACGATATTGCTCGGCTTTATAATTTTCACGCACAAAAATATGGTTTACCCGGTATGCTTGGTAGTATTGATTGTATGCACTGGGAGTGGAAGAATTGTCATGTTGCGTGGCAAAGACAATATACTAGAGGTGATAAAAAGGGACCATCCATTATGCTTGAAGCAGTCGCATCTCAAGATTTGTGGATATGGCATGGATTCTTTGGTATGGCAGGTGCAAACAACGACATTAACGTTTTAAATGCCTCACCGTTGTTCAACAGTATAAAGGACGGCACCGCTCCTCCTTCACCATTTGATGTAAATGGGCATCACTACGATAGAGGGTATTACCTAGGTGATGGTATATACCCTGATTGGGCTATGTTGGTCAAAGCACCCCATTCTCCTATTGACGAACCGCGAAAAAAATTAAACGGTTTCAAGAAAGTGCCAGAAAAGATATTGAGCGTGCATTTGGA GAGAGAAGAAAGAATGATAGAAAGGAACCCACCACGACGGTTACAAAGGGATTTGAGGGATCGAGATGCAAGGGTTAAGAAAATAAGAGATAGGCAAGTTCACAGAAAGTTAGAAGCAGATTTAACCGAGCACGTTTGGAACTTATCCCCTTACTTTCGTACTGCTAATGATGAGTAG